In Mycolicibacterium alvei, a single window of DNA contains:
- the fadD1 gene encoding fatty-acid--CoA ligase FadD1, with amino-acid sequence MAETLQQLLREREGADTVAIKYGDRTWTWREHIAEAKAQAATLIGIADPARPLHVGTLLGNTPDMLTALAAAALGGYVLCGINNTRRGDALARDIARVECQVVLVDESHRGLLDGLDLPGVTVIDVSDTTWSPQELTPHREVGPDDTFMMIFTSGTSGEPKAVQVAHSIVLFSAAALVQRYELTEADTCYLAMPLFHSNGVYAGWGVALSSGAAMAPAQFSASGFLSDIRRYGATYMNYVGKPLAYILATAEQPDDHDNMLRVAFGNEAADRDIDEFSRRFGCSVWDGFGSTELAIIITRSEDTPAGSVGQGFPGVAIYDPETLEECPAAQFDATGALTNAEAATGELVNTNGSGMFRGYHNDKGATDERLRHGMYWSGDLAYRDADGWIYLAGRTADWMRVDGENITAAPIERILLRQPVISRVAVYPVPDEFVGDQVMAAVVLRDGQVLTPEQFSEFLTQQQDLSPKSWPRYVWIADDLPSTATNKILKRELVALGADPAGRVLWKREGTAYAHI; translated from the coding sequence ATGGCCGAAACGCTGCAGCAGTTGCTCCGGGAACGTGAGGGGGCCGACACGGTCGCCATCAAGTACGGCGACCGGACCTGGACGTGGCGCGAGCATATCGCTGAGGCGAAGGCCCAGGCTGCGACCCTGATCGGGATCGCCGACCCGGCGCGTCCACTCCATGTCGGCACGCTTCTGGGCAACACCCCCGACATGCTGACCGCGCTGGCGGCGGCGGCCCTCGGCGGCTATGTGCTGTGCGGCATCAACAACACCCGCCGGGGTGATGCGCTGGCCCGCGACATCGCCCGGGTCGAATGCCAGGTCGTCCTGGTCGACGAATCCCATCGCGGGCTCCTCGACGGCCTCGATCTGCCGGGCGTCACCGTCATCGACGTATCGGATACCACCTGGTCACCGCAGGAACTCACGCCACACCGCGAGGTCGGGCCCGACGACACCTTCATGATGATCTTCACCTCGGGGACCAGCGGTGAGCCCAAGGCCGTCCAGGTGGCGCACTCCATCGTGCTGTTCTCCGCCGCCGCGTTGGTGCAGCGCTACGAGCTGACCGAGGCGGACACCTGCTACCTGGCGATGCCGCTCTTTCATTCGAACGGGGTGTACGCCGGGTGGGGCGTGGCGCTCAGTTCGGGCGCGGCCATGGCGCCGGCACAGTTCTCCGCATCAGGGTTCCTATCGGACATCCGCCGCTACGGCGCGACCTACATGAACTATGTCGGCAAGCCACTGGCCTACATACTGGCCACCGCCGAGCAACCCGACGACCACGACAACATGCTGCGTGTGGCGTTCGGCAACGAGGCCGCCGACCGCGATATCGACGAATTCAGCCGCAGGTTCGGGTGCAGCGTCTGGGACGGCTTCGGCTCGACCGAGCTGGCGATCATCATCACCCGTTCCGAGGACACCCCCGCCGGCAGCGTCGGCCAGGGTTTCCCCGGCGTGGCGATCTACGACCCGGAGACCCTCGAAGAGTGCCCGGCTGCGCAGTTCGATGCCACCGGGGCACTGACCAACGCCGAGGCCGCCACCGGTGAGCTGGTCAACACCAACGGCAGCGGGATGTTCCGCGGCTACCACAACGACAAGGGCGCGACCGATGAACGGCTGCGCCACGGCATGTACTGGTCGGGCGATCTGGCCTACCGCGACGCCGATGGCTGGATCTATCTGGCCGGGCGCACCGCGGACTGGATGCGGGTGGATGGTGAGAACATCACTGCGGCACCGATCGAGCGAATCCTGTTGCGGCAGCCGGTGATCAGCCGGGTGGCGGTCTACCCGGTGCCCGACGAGTTCGTCGGCGACCAGGTGATGGCCGCCGTCGTGCTGCGTGACGGTCAGGTGTTGACGCCCGAGCAGTTCAGCGAGTTCCTGACACAGCAGCAGGATCTGTCACCGAAATCCTGGCCGAGGTACGTGTGGATCGCCGACGATCTGCCCAGCACGGCGACCAACAAGATTCTCAAGCGTGAACTCGTCGCCCTCGGTGCCGATCCGGCCGGCCGGGTGCTGTGGAAGCGTGAGGGCACGGCCTACGCGCACATTTGA
- the rpmE gene encoding 50S ribosomal protein L31, which translates to MKTGIHPEYVETTVHCGCGNTFSTRSTKQSGQIVVEVCSQCHPFYTGKQKILDSGGRVARFEKRYGKRKPAGDQAAAADK; encoded by the coding sequence ATGAAAACAGGCATTCATCCTGAGTATGTCGAGACCACGGTGCACTGTGGTTGCGGCAACACCTTCAGCACCCGTAGCACCAAGCAGAGCGGCCAGATCGTGGTCGAGGTCTGCTCGCAGTGCCACCCGTTCTACACCGGCAAGCAGAAGATCCTCGACAGCGGCGGCCGCGTGGCCCGCTTCGAGAAGAGGTACGGCAAGCGCAAGCCTGCCGGTGATCAGGCTGCCGCAGCCGACAAGTAG
- the prfA gene encoding peptide chain release factor 1 has protein sequence MTDTASAGFPAQPGGAIEALLAEHADLERQLADPNLHADASAARKVGRRFAQISPVVGTYRKLEAARGDLEAARELAADDASFADEVDELTAKVAELDAQLTDQLAPRDPHDADDIVLEVKSGEGGEESALFAADLARMYIRYAERHGWTVTVLDETWSDLGGYKDATITIASKGDAADGVWSRMKFEGGVHRVQRVPVTESQGRVHTSAAGVLVYPEPDDVEQVQIDESDLRIDVYRSSGKGGQGVNTTDSAVRITHLPTNIVVTCQNERSQLQNKARAMVVLAARLQALAEEQASADASADRASQIRTVDRSERIRTYNFPENRIADHRINFKAHNLDQVLDGDMDALLDALGAADKQARLQQQS, from the coding sequence GTGACGGATACCGCTTCTGCTGGATTCCCGGCTCAGCCGGGGGGCGCAATCGAGGCGCTGCTCGCTGAGCACGCGGACCTGGAGCGTCAGCTCGCCGATCCCAACTTGCACGCCGATGCCTCGGCCGCCCGCAAGGTGGGCCGGCGGTTTGCCCAGATCTCACCCGTCGTCGGCACCTACCGCAAACTCGAAGCCGCCCGCGGCGACCTGGAAGCCGCACGCGAACTCGCGGCCGACGACGCCAGCTTCGCCGACGAGGTGGACGAGCTGACCGCCAAGGTCGCCGAACTCGACGCGCAGCTGACCGACCAACTCGCGCCCCGTGACCCGCACGATGCCGATGACATCGTGCTGGAGGTCAAATCCGGGGAAGGTGGGGAGGAGTCGGCACTGTTCGCCGCCGACCTGGCCCGCATGTACATCCGTTACGCCGAGCGCCACGGCTGGACCGTCACGGTGCTCGACGAAACCTGGTCGGATCTCGGCGGCTACAAGGACGCCACCATCACCATCGCCAGTAAGGGTGATGCCGCCGACGGGGTGTGGTCGCGGATGAAGTTCGAGGGTGGTGTCCATCGTGTCCAGCGGGTGCCCGTCACCGAATCGCAGGGTCGCGTGCACACGTCGGCAGCCGGGGTGCTGGTCTACCCCGAACCAGACGACGTCGAGCAGGTGCAGATCGACGAGTCCGACCTGCGCATCGACGTCTACCGGTCCTCGGGCAAGGGCGGCCAAGGAGTTAATACCACCGACTCCGCGGTCCGCATCACGCATCTGCCCACCAACATCGTCGTGACCTGCCAGAACGAGCGCTCGCAGCTGCAGAACAAGGCCCGGGCCATGGTGGTGCTCGCCGCCCGACTGCAGGCGCTGGCCGAGGAGCAGGCGTCGGCCGACGCATCGGCAGACCGGGCCAGCCAGATCCGCACGGTCGACCGCAGCGAACGGATCCGCACCTACAACTTCCCCGAGAACCGGATCGCGGATCACCGCATCAACTTCAAGGCGCACAACCTCGACCAGGTGCTCGACGGAGACATGGACGCGCTGCTCGACGCGCTGGGCGCCGCCGACAAACAGGCCCGGCTCCAGCAGCAGTCATGA
- the prmC gene encoding peptide chain release factor N(5)-glutamine methyltransferase, which yields MTPPAGRGTTRMRQAVAAATARLAAAGVASPRIDAELLAAHVAGVDRGRLMILDDADEQFEQAYDELVAARSRRIPLQHLIGTAPFGPLTLTVGPGVFIPRPETEALLEWALKSGLGQRPSHRPLIVDLCTGSGALALALAAQWPDARVLAVENSPVALEYARRNAAGTRVEVLAADVTAPGLLPELDDRVDLLVSNPPYIPESAVLEREVAEHDPAQALFGGPDGMSVIRPIVTLAARWLREGASCAVEHDDTTSELSVEAFIRDGHFTDVAARRDLAGRPRFVTATRIGRS from the coding sequence ATGACGCCGCCCGCCGGCCGAGGTACTACACGGATGCGGCAGGCGGTCGCGGCCGCGACGGCACGCCTGGCCGCCGCCGGCGTCGCTTCCCCGCGTATCGACGCCGAGCTACTGGCCGCGCACGTGGCGGGTGTCGATCGCGGTCGGCTGATGATCCTCGACGACGCCGATGAACAGTTCGAACAGGCCTACGACGAACTCGTCGCCGCCCGGTCCCGCCGGATTCCGCTGCAACATCTGATCGGCACCGCGCCGTTCGGACCCCTGACGCTCACGGTCGGGCCCGGTGTGTTCATCCCGAGGCCGGAGACCGAGGCGCTGCTCGAATGGGCTTTGAAATCAGGTCTAGGGCAGCGTCCTTCGCATCGTCCGCTGATCGTCGACCTGTGCACGGGCTCGGGTGCGCTGGCGCTGGCGCTGGCCGCGCAGTGGCCCGATGCGCGGGTACTGGCGGTGGAGAACTCGCCGGTGGCACTCGAATACGCACGACGCAACGCCGCGGGGACGCGCGTCGAGGTACTGGCCGCCGATGTCACCGCGCCCGGCTTGCTGCCCGAACTCGACGACAGGGTGGACCTGCTGGTGTCCAACCCGCCCTACATCCCCGAGTCCGCTGTCCTGGAACGTGAAGTGGCCGAACATGATCCCGCACAGGCGCTGTTCGGCGGCCCAGACGGCATGTCGGTGATCCGGCCCATCGTCACGCTCGCGGCCCGGTGGTTGCGCGAGGGTGCGTCCTGCGCTGTCGAACACGACGACACCACCTCCGAGCTGTCCGTCGAGGCATTCATCCGCGACGGGCACTTCACCGACGTCGCCGCGCGCCGCGACCTGGCCGGACGACCCCGCTTTGTGACGGCGACCCGGATTGGGAGAAGCTGA
- a CDS encoding L-threonylcarbamoyladenylate synthase, translating into MTIFDCADADQRATGIASAISAVKGGRLVVMPTDTVYGIGADAFDRDAVGSLLAAKGRSRNMPVGVFVGSWNTIDGLVYSVPPAARELIRAFWPGALSLIVTQAPSLQWDLGDANGNVMLRMPMHPVAIELLREVGPMAQSSANVSGQPAAVTAAAAHEQLGDKVEVYLDGGPAEQQAASTIVDLTGVQPRILRTGPISAGDIARVVGVETSTLTTKPTE; encoded by the coding sequence ATGACCATCTTCGATTGCGCCGATGCCGATCAGCGGGCGACCGGCATCGCCTCGGCGATCAGCGCGGTGAAAGGCGGCCGGCTGGTGGTGATGCCGACCGACACCGTCTACGGGATCGGTGCGGACGCCTTCGATCGCGACGCGGTCGGAAGTCTGCTCGCGGCCAAAGGCCGTAGCCGCAACATGCCGGTCGGCGTGTTCGTCGGCTCGTGGAACACCATCGACGGTCTGGTCTACTCGGTGCCCCCGGCCGCCCGCGAATTGATCCGGGCATTCTGGCCGGGTGCCCTGAGCCTGATCGTCACGCAGGCACCGTCGCTGCAGTGGGACCTGGGGGACGCCAACGGCAACGTCATGCTCCGGATGCCGATGCACCCGGTGGCCATCGAGCTGCTGCGGGAAGTCGGCCCGATGGCCCAGTCCAGTGCCAACGTCTCGGGTCAGCCGGCCGCGGTGACGGCGGCCGCGGCCCACGAGCAGCTCGGCGACAAGGTCGAGGTCTATCTCGACGGCGGGCCGGCCGAACAACAGGCCGCGTCTACCATCGTCGATCTCACCGGCGTCCAGCCACGCATCCTGCGGACCGGCCCGATCAGCGCAGGAGACATCGCCCGGGTCGTCGGCGTGGAAACATCCACGCTCACAACGAAACCTACGGAGTGA
- a CDS encoding glycosyltransferase family 4 protein — protein MLQYGSSVMSAGDAVIPAVSSGLLALSDQGAGVPLRELALVGLTAAIITYFATGWVRVLAIRFGAVAYPRERDVHVQPTPRMGGLAMYIGVVAAVLLASQLPALTRGFVYSTGMPAVVVAGGLIMAIGLIDDRWGLDALTKFAGQITAASVLVTMGVAWSVLYIPFGGVGTIVLDQVSSILLTLALTVSIVNAMNFVDGLDGLAAGLGLITALAICVFSVGLLRDHGGDVLFYPPAVISVVLAGACLGFLPHNFHRAKIFMGDSGSMLIGLMLGAASTTAAGPISQNAYGARDAFALLSPFLLVIAVMLVPALDTLLAIVRRTRAGRSPLSPDKMHLHHRLLQIGHSHRRAVLLIYLWVGIIAFGAAATIFFDPRYTGAVVVAAILVAIVVTLIPLLQRGNEGPADED, from the coding sequence TTGCTGCAGTACGGTTCATCGGTGATGTCGGCCGGTGACGCAGTGATTCCCGCGGTCAGTTCCGGGCTGCTTGCCCTGTCGGACCAAGGTGCCGGTGTTCCGCTGCGTGAGCTGGCACTGGTCGGACTGACCGCCGCCATCATCACGTATTTCGCCACCGGTTGGGTGCGCGTGCTCGCCATTCGGTTCGGCGCCGTCGCCTATCCGCGCGAACGTGACGTGCATGTGCAACCCACCCCGCGCATGGGTGGGTTGGCGATGTACATCGGGGTGGTCGCCGCGGTGCTGCTGGCCTCACAACTGCCGGCACTCACGCGCGGTTTCGTCTATTCCACCGGCATGCCCGCAGTTGTGGTGGCCGGCGGGCTGATCATGGCCATCGGACTGATCGACGACCGCTGGGGTCTGGACGCCCTGACGAAGTTCGCCGGGCAGATCACTGCGGCCAGCGTGCTGGTCACGATGGGTGTGGCCTGGAGCGTGCTTTACATCCCGTTCGGGGGAGTGGGCACCATCGTGCTCGACCAGGTGTCCTCGATCCTGCTGACGCTTGCACTGACGGTGTCGATCGTCAATGCGATGAACTTCGTCGACGGACTCGACGGCTTGGCCGCAGGCCTCGGGCTCATCACGGCGCTGGCCATCTGTGTGTTCTCGGTCGGTCTGTTGCGTGATCACGGCGGTGATGTCCTGTTCTATCCGCCCGCGGTGATCTCGGTGGTGCTGGCCGGTGCCTGTCTGGGCTTTCTCCCGCACAATTTCCACCGGGCTAAGATCTTCATGGGCGACTCCGGGTCGATGCTGATCGGCCTGATGTTGGGCGCGGCCTCGACCACGGCCGCCGGGCCGATCTCGCAGAACGCCTACGGCGCCCGCGACGCCTTCGCGCTGTTGTCGCCGTTCCTCTTGGTGATCGCCGTGATGCTGGTGCCCGCGCTGGATACGTTGCTGGCGATCGTGCGGCGCACCCGGGCCGGCCGTAGCCCGCTCAGCCCGGACAAGATGCATCTGCACCATCGGTTGCTGCAGATCGGGCACTCGCACCGCCGCGCCGTGCTGCTGATCTACCTGTGGGTGGGCATCATCGCGTTCGGTGCGGCGGCGACGATCTTCTTCGATCCGCGCTACACCGGAGCGGTTGTCGTCGCAGCGATTCTGGTGGCGATCGTGGTGACACTGATACCGCTGTTGCAACGGGGGAACGAAGGCCCCGCAGACGAGGACTGA
- a CDS encoding ATP synthase subunit I, whose translation MTTPAQDAPLVFPSVAFRPLRLLIVCVALTALAVVAAGFAGHIFFGVFFGIGLGLGLVNALLVRRAVESITAEDHPLKKKMAVNSATRLLVITAIALAIAFVFKTSGGIAVLFGLAIFQALLVMSTSIPVLRKIRSNGLDVLDTESKG comes from the coding sequence GTGACGACGCCAGCGCAGGACGCGCCGTTGGTGTTCCCATCGGTGGCCTTCCGGCCGCTGCGTCTGCTGATCGTCTGCGTAGCACTGACCGCGCTGGCCGTCGTGGCCGCCGGATTCGCCGGACACATTTTCTTCGGGGTTTTCTTCGGGATCGGACTGGGCCTCGGCTTGGTCAACGCGCTGCTGGTGCGCCGCGCCGTCGAATCGATCACGGCCGAGGATCACCCGCTCAAGAAGAAGATGGCCGTGAACTCCGCGACGCGGTTGCTGGTCATCACCGCGATCGCACTTGCCATCGCATTTGTCTTCAAAACCTCGGGCGGCATCGCGGTGCTGTTCGGGCTGGCTATTTTCCAGGCTCTGCTGGTGATGAGCACCAGCATCCCCGTGCTGCGGAAGATCCGCTCGAACGGCCTGGATGTCTTGGATACGGAATCGAAGGGTTGA
- the atpB gene encoding F0F1 ATP synthase subunit A gives MTQTTTVLAAEEGGAAIHVGHHTMVFELFGMTFNGDTILATAVTAVLVIALAFVLRAKVTSTGVPGGVQLFWEALTIQMRQQIEGSIGMKVAPFVLPLAVTIFVFILISNWLAVLPLQYGGADGAAAEWYKPPASDINFVLALALFVFLAYHTAGIWRRGIIGHPVKVIKGHVAFLAPINIVEEIAKPISLALRLFGNIFAGGILVALIAMFPWYIQWAPNAIWKTFDLFVGLIQAFIFSLLTILYFSQSMELDHDDH, from the coding sequence ATGACTCAGACGACGACCGTGCTCGCCGCCGAAGAGGGTGGCGCTGCCATCCACGTCGGCCACCACACGATGGTGTTCGAGCTGTTCGGGATGACGTTCAACGGTGACACCATCCTGGCCACCGCGGTCACCGCGGTGCTCGTGATCGCCCTGGCGTTCGTCCTGCGGGCCAAGGTCACCTCGACCGGCGTGCCGGGCGGTGTGCAGCTGTTCTGGGAGGCGTTGACCATCCAGATGCGTCAGCAGATCGAGGGCTCGATCGGGATGAAGGTCGCGCCCTTCGTGCTGCCGCTGGCGGTGACGATCTTCGTCTTCATCCTGATCTCCAACTGGCTGGCGGTGCTGCCGCTGCAGTACGGGGGCGCGGACGGCGCCGCCGCCGAGTGGTACAAGCCGCCGGCCTCCGACATCAACTTCGTGCTGGCGCTGGCCCTGTTCGTGTTCCTCGCCTACCACACCGCCGGTATCTGGCGTCGCGGCATCATCGGCCACCCGGTCAAGGTGATCAAGGGTCACGTCGCGTTCCTGGCACCGATCAACATCGTCGAAGAGATCGCCAAGCCGATCTCGCTGGCCCTCCGACTTTTCGGCAACATCTTCGCCGGCGGCATCCTGGTCGCGCTGATCGCGATGTTCCCCTGGTACATCCAGTGGGCACCCAACGCGATCTGGAAGACCTTCGATTTGTTCGTCGGCCTGATCCAGGCCTTCATCTTCTCGCTGCTGACGATCCTGTACTTCAGCCAGTCGATGGAGCTGGACCACGACGATCACTGA
- a CDS encoding F0F1 ATP synthase subunit C — translation MELDPNALITAGALIGGGLIMGGGAIGAGIGDGIAGNALISGIARQPEAQGRLFTPFFITVGLVEAAYFINLAFMALFVFATPGLQ, via the coding sequence ATGGAACTCGACCCCAACGCCCTCATCACGGCCGGCGCGCTGATCGGTGGCGGTTTGATCATGGGCGGCGGCGCCATCGGCGCTGGTATCGGTGACGGTATCGCGGGTAACGCGCTGATCTCGGGCATTGCCCGTCAGCCCGAGGCCCAGGGCCGGCTCTTCACCCCGTTCTTCATCACCGTCGGTCTGGTGGAGGCCGCGTACTTCATCAACCTGGCCTTCATGGCGCTGTTCGTCTTCGCCACCCCGGGCCTGCAGTAG
- a CDS encoding F0F1 ATP synthase subunit B, whose translation MGELSATILASSQAAAEGGGGQSNFLVPNGTFFAVLIIFLITLAVIAKWVVPPVGKVLAAREAMLAKTAADNRKSAEQVAAAQADYDEAMAGARTEASAIRDEARAAGREVVDAKRAEANTEVAETVRAADEQLAAQSAGVRSGLESSVDGLSQTLANRILGIDVKSGGTQ comes from the coding sequence ATGGGTGAACTGAGCGCAACGATCCTGGCTTCAAGCCAGGCAGCGGCGGAAGGCGGTGGGGGCCAGAGCAACTTCCTGGTCCCCAACGGCACCTTCTTCGCCGTGCTGATCATTTTCCTGATCACACTCGCTGTGATCGCGAAATGGGTTGTGCCACCGGTCGGCAAGGTGCTGGCAGCGCGCGAAGCGATGCTGGCGAAGACCGCCGCCGACAATCGGAAGTCAGCCGAACAGGTGGCTGCGGCACAAGCCGACTATGACGAGGCGATGGCCGGGGCGCGTACCGAGGCGTCGGCGATCCGTGACGAGGCCCGTGCAGCGGGTCGCGAAGTGGTCGATGCCAAGCGTGCCGAGGCCAACACCGAAGTGGCCGAAACCGTGCGTGCAGCCGATGAGCAGCTTGCTGCCCAGAGTGCAGGCGTGCGGTCGGGTCTGGAGTCGTCGGTGGACGGACTCTCGCAGACCCTGGCCAACCGCATCTTGGGCATCGACGTGAAATCAGGTGGGACGCAGTAG
- a CDS encoding F0F1 ATP synthase subunit B/delta translates to MSIFIGQLIGFAVIAFIIFKWVVPPVKGLMAKQQEAIRVALAESAEAAKKLADADDMHAKALAAAKAESTKVTDEASQDSERISAQLAEQAGTEAERIKTQGAQQVQLMRQQLIRQLRTGLGSESVAKADALVRAHVAEPAAQAATVDRFLAELDQMAPSAVVIDTAATAKLRAASRESLAAVAGKFDSVASGLDADGLSTLADDLTSVAKLLLSESALARHLAEPTDEAAPKVRLLDTVLSDKVGAAALDVLRTAVSQRWSTESNLVDAIEHTARLALLKRAETTDEVDEVEDQLFRFGRLLDAEPKLSALLSDYTAPADGRVALLNKVLGSNASGNGTAAALLTQTVGLLRGERADEAVIDLAELAVARRGEVVAHVTAAADLTDAQRTRLSEVLTRIYGHPVSVQLHVDPELLGGLSITVGDEVIDGSISSRLAAAATQLPD, encoded by the coding sequence ATGTCGATATTTATCGGGCAGCTGATCGGCTTTGCTGTCATCGCATTCATCATTTTCAAGTGGGTTGTGCCGCCGGTGAAGGGCCTGATGGCCAAGCAGCAGGAGGCCATCCGGGTCGCGCTCGCCGAGAGCGCCGAGGCGGCCAAGAAGCTCGCCGACGCCGATGACATGCATGCCAAGGCACTCGCCGCCGCGAAGGCCGAATCGACCAAGGTGACCGACGAGGCCTCGCAGGACTCTGAGCGGATCTCCGCCCAGCTTGCCGAGCAGGCGGGCACGGAGGCCGAGCGGATCAAGACGCAGGGCGCCCAGCAGGTTCAGCTGATGCGCCAGCAGCTCATCCGTCAGCTGCGGACCGGTCTCGGATCGGAGTCGGTGGCCAAGGCCGACGCACTGGTCCGGGCACACGTCGCCGAGCCGGCCGCGCAGGCGGCCACCGTCGATAGGTTCTTGGCCGAACTGGACCAGATGGCCCCGTCGGCCGTGGTGATCGATACCGCCGCGACGGCCAAGCTGCGTGCGGCCAGCCGTGAGTCGCTGGCGGCAGTCGCCGGCAAGTTCGACTCGGTTGCAAGCGGTCTGGATGCCGACGGGCTGAGCACGCTCGCCGACGACCTGACCTCGGTGGCCAAGCTGCTGCTGTCGGAGTCGGCACTGGCCAGGCATCTGGCCGAGCCGACCGACGAAGCCGCTCCCAAGGTGCGTCTGCTGGACACCGTGCTGTCGGACAAGGTCGGCGCCGCCGCTCTGGACGTGTTGCGGACCGCCGTCTCCCAGCGCTGGTCGACCGAGTCGAACCTGGTCGACGCCATTGAACACACCGCACGTCTGGCGCTGCTGAAGCGTGCCGAGACCACCGATGAGGTCGACGAGGTGGAGGACCAGCTGTTCCGGTTCGGCCGCCTGCTCGACGCCGAGCCCAAGCTCTCAGCTCTGCTCAGCGACTACACCGCTCCGGCCGACGGCCGAGTTGCCCTGCTCAACAAGGTGCTCGGCAGCAACGCGAGTGGGAACGGGACGGCGGCGGCGCTGCTGACCCAGACCGTGGGCCTGCTGCGCGGTGAGCGTGCCGACGAGGCCGTCATCGACCTCGCCGAACTCGCGGTCGCCCGTCGCGGTGAAGTGGTCGCTCACGTGACTGCCGCGGCCGACCTGACCGATGCCCAGCGGACCCGGCTGTCGGAGGTGCTCACCCGCATCTACGGACACCCGGTATCCGTGCAGTTGCACGTCGACCCGGAACTGCTCGGTGGTCTGTCGATCACCGTCGGTGACGAAGTGATCGACGGCTCGATCTCGTCCCGACTGGCCGCAGCGGCGACCCAGTTGCCGGACTGA